Proteins encoded within one genomic window of Nonomuraea gerenzanensis:
- a CDS encoding NAD(P)-binding domain-containing protein, with protein sequence MRIGIVGVGEIGRAIVTGLCEGDGEVPEVFLSPRGARAAAELSERYPSVRVCAGNQDVVTRAELVIIAVRPHDRHEALAGLRVDDGKIVINVMGGVANEDLRRTLGTGAPVVRAIPLPAIRERRSVTVTCPSHPVVDALFASLGGALPVADEAAFNVFSALTATLSTHYAYLTTLSSWATGHGLAAEEADRYVRGLFEGVGRSLSDESRSLHRLAADHETPKGLNERVRTTWFDQANSGTLRATLDALLADLK encoded by the coding sequence CGCATCGGCATCGTCGGGGTCGGCGAGATCGGCCGGGCCATCGTGACCGGGCTGTGCGAGGGGGACGGCGAGGTGCCCGAGGTGTTTCTCTCGCCCCGGGGCGCCCGCGCGGCGGCGGAGCTGTCGGAGCGCTACCCGAGCGTGCGGGTGTGCGCCGGCAACCAGGACGTGGTGACCCGCGCCGAGCTGGTGATCATCGCCGTCCGCCCCCACGACCGGCACGAGGCGCTGGCCGGACTGCGGGTGGACGACGGCAAGATCGTGATCAACGTGATGGGCGGCGTCGCCAACGAGGACCTGCGCCGCACGCTCGGCACCGGCGCGCCGGTGGTGCGGGCCATCCCCCTGCCCGCCATCCGCGAGCGCCGCTCGGTCACCGTGACCTGCCCGTCGCACCCGGTCGTGGACGCGCTCTTCGCTTCGCTGGGCGGGGCCCTGCCCGTCGCCGACGAGGCCGCCTTCAACGTCTTCTCCGCCCTGACCGCCACGCTGAGCACGCACTACGCCTACCTCACCACGCTCTCGTCGTGGGCCACCGGGCACGGCCTGGCCGCCGAGGAGGCGGACCGCTACGTGCGCGGCCTCTTCGAGGGCGTCGGCCGCAGCCTGAGCGACGAGAGCCGCTCGCTGCACCGGCTGGCGGCCGACCACGAGACCCCGAAGGGGCTCAACGAACGGGTCCGCACCACCTGGTTCGACCAGGCCAACTCCGGCACGCTGCGCGCGACGCTCGACGCCCTGCTGGCGGACCTGAAGTAA